In the genome of Palaemon carinicauda isolate YSFRI2023 chromosome 15, ASM3689809v2, whole genome shotgun sequence, one region contains:
- the LOC137653890 gene encoding involucrin-like — translation MEQLEQAFPQHESLEMEQLEQAIPQHESLEMEQLEQAIPQQESLEMEQLEQASPQHESLEMEQLKTSNSSTGKSGNGATGTSNSSRRKSGNGTLEQAIPQLESLEMEQLEQAIPQLESLEMEQLEQAIPQHESLEMEQLEQAIPQLENLEMEQLKQAIPQHESLEMEQLKQAIPQHESLEMEQLEKAFPQQENLDMEPVTCSL, via the coding sequence ATGGAGCAACTGGAACAAGCTTTTCCTCAACACGAAAGTCTGGAAATGGAGCAACTGGAACAAGCAATTCCTCAACACGAAAGTCTGGAAATGGAGCAACTGGAACAAGCAATTCCTCAACAAGAAAGTCTGGAAATGGAGCAACTGGAACAAGCAAGTCCTCAACACGAAAGTCTGGAAATGGAGCAACTAAAAACAAGCAATTCCTCAACAGGAAAGTCAGGAAATGGAGCAACTGGAACAAGCAATTCCTCAAGACGAAAGTCTGGAAATGGAACACTGGAACAAGCTATTCCTCAACTCGAAAGTCTTGAAATGGAGCAACTGGAACAAGCAATTCCTCAACTCGAAAGTCTGGAAATGGAGCAACTAGAACAAGCAATTCCTCAACACGAAAGTCTGGAAATGGAGCAACTGGAACAAGCTATTCCTCAACTCGAAAATCTGGAAATGGAGCAACTGAAACAAGCTATTCCTCAACACGAAAGTCTGGAAATGGAGCAACTGAAACAAGCTATTCCTCAACACGAAAGTCTGGAAATGGAGCAACTGGAAAAGGCATTTCCTCAACAAGAAAATCTGGATATGGagccagtcacttgctctttatag
- the LOC137653889 gene encoding involucrin-like has protein sequence MAYVIPRHESLEMEKLEQAIPQHESLEMEQLEHAIPQHKSLEMEQLEQAIPQHESLEMEQLEQEIPQHESLEMEQLEQAFPQQKYLEMEQLEQAITQHKSLEIKQLEQAFLQQECLEMEQLG, from the coding sequence ATGGCATACGTAATTCCTCGACACGAAAGCCTGGAAATGGAGAAACTGGAACAAGCAATTCCTCAACACGAAAGTCTGGAAATGGAGCAACTGGAACACGCAATTCCTCAACACAAAAGTCTGGAAATGGAGCAACTGGAACAAGCAATTCCTCAACACGAAAGTCTGGAAATGGAGCAACTAGAACAAGAAATTCCTCAACACGAAAGTCTGGAAATGGAGCAACTGGAACAAGCATTTCCTCAACAAAAATACCTGGAAATGGAGCAACTGGAACAAGCAATTACTCAACACAAAAGTTTGGAAATAAAGCAACTGGAACAAGCATTTCTGCAACAGGAATGTCTGGAAATGGAGCAATTGGGATAA
- the LOC137653888 gene encoding gelsolin-related protein of 125 kDa-like: protein MKNLEQAILQRESLELKQQEQAIPKHESLEMKLLEQPIPQQESLAMKQLEQSIPQRESLEMIQLEPAIPKPETLEMKQLEQAIPQQESLEMEQLKKEIPQHEKVENQCISEEVENQCISEEVENQCISEEVENQCISEEVENQCISEEVENQCISEEVENQCISEEVENQCISEEVENQCISEEVENQCISEEVENQCISEEVKNQCISEEVENQCISEEVKNQCISEEVENQCISEEVENQCISEEVENQCISEEVENQCISEEVENQCISEEVDNQCISEEVENQCISEEVKNQCISEEAQLERTLPQNENPKIALLEQAISQHQSLHMEKLEYAIPQHESLEMEQLEHGIPQHKSLEMEKLEQAIP from the exons ATGAAGAACCTGGAACAAGCAATTCTTCAACGGGAAAGTCTTGAACTGAAGCAACAGGAACAAGCAATTCCTAAACATGAAAGTCTGGAAATGAAGCTACTGGAACAACCAATTCCTCAACAGGAAAGTTTGGCAATGAAGCAACTGGAACAATCAATTCCTCAACGGGAAAGTCTGGAAATGATTCAACTGGAACCAGCCATTCCTAAACCGGAAACTCTTGAAATGAAGCAACTGGAACAAGCCATTCCTCAACAGGAAAGTCTGGAAATGGAGCAGCTAAAAAAAGAAATTCCACAACACGAAA AAGTCGAGAACCAATGCATTTCTGAAGAAGTCGAGAACCAATGCATTTCTGAAGAAGTCGAGAACCAATGCATTTCTGAAGAGGTCGAGAACCAATGTATTTCTGAAGAAGTCGAGAACCAATGCATTTCTGAAGAAGTCGAGAACCAATGCATTTCTGAAGAAGTCGAGAACCAATGCATTTCTGAAGAAGTCGAGAACCAATGCATTTCTGAAGAAGTCGAGAACCAATGCATTTCTGAAGAGGTCGAGAACCAATGTATTTCTGAAGAAGTCGAGAACCAATGCATTTCTGAAGAAGTCAAGAACCAATGCATTTCTGAAGAAGTCGAGAACCAATGCATTTCTGAAGAAGTCAAGAACCAATGCATTTCTGAAGAAGTCGAGAACCAATGCATTTCTGAAGAAGTCGAGAACCAATGCATTTCTGAAGAAGTCGAGAACCAATGCATTTCTGAAGAAGTCGAGAACCAATGCATTTCTGAAGAAGTCGAGAACCAATGCATTTCTGAAGAGGTCGACAACCAATGTATTTCTGAAGAAGTCGAGAACCAATGCATTTCTGAAGAAGTCAAGAACCAATGCATTTCTGAAGAAG CGCAACTGGAACGAACATTACCTCAAAACGAAAATCCTAAAATTGCGCTACTGGAACAAGCAATTTCTCAACACCAAAGTCTGCATATGGAGAAACTGGAATACGCAATTCCTCAACACGAAAGTCTGGAAATGGAGCAACTGGAACACGGAATTCCTCAACACAAAAGTCTAGAAATGGAGAAACTGGAACAAGCTATTCCTTAA